A single region of the Polyodon spathula isolate WHYD16114869_AA chromosome 5, ASM1765450v1, whole genome shotgun sequence genome encodes:
- the LOC121315329 gene encoding potassium channel subfamily K member 16-like — MSQFTAGSVRASWRRLLVLGYLLYLLFGATIFQALEKQAESQTRDHFQLEKLKFLKNYTCLDRPALEKLVEVILDAWEKGVNPCGNSTNPSNWDFSSSFFFAGTVVTTVGYGNLSPSTVSGQVFCVFYALLGIPLNLAFFNQLGKGLTTHLGWLKRSVQTPGHHGQTLKMLTVSFFLILGTLLFLVFPPVLFSYVEGWTYGEGFYYAFITLSTIGFGDYVVGTDPEKHYISVYRSLTGVWIIFGLAWLAMLCNLRAGLMERLFQLKQSLSEPCTVGPQEGKEGDVLDQRAMQRPI, encoded by the exons ATGTCCCAGTTCACAGCAGGCAGTGTGCGGGCGAGCTGGAGGAGACTGCTGGTGCTTGGCTACTTGCTGTACCTGCTGTTTGGTGCCACCATCTTCCAAGCGCTGGAGAAGCAGGCAGAGAGCCAGACACGAGACCACTTCCAGCTTGAGAAGCTCAAGTTCCTGAAGAACTACACCTGCTTGGATAGACCAGCCCTGGAGAAGCTTGTAGAG GTTATCCTGGATGCCTGGGAGAAAGGAGTGAACCCATGTGGGAATTCCACAAACCCCAGCAACTGGGACTTCAGCAGTTCCTTTTTCTTTGCTGGCACTGTCGTCACAACCGTTG GCTATGGGAACCTGTCCCCCAGCACAGTGAGTGGGCAGGTATTCTGTGTGTTCTACGCTCTCTTAGGGATCCCCTTGAACCTGGCCTTCTTTAACCAGCTGGGCAAGGGGCTGACCACACACCTTGGCTGGCTGAAGAGGAGTGTGCAGACCCCAGGGCATCATGGG CAGACACTGAAGATGCTGACCGTGTCCTTCTTCCTAATATTGGGGACCCTGCTGTTCCTGGTCTTTCCCCCGGTATTATTTAGCTATGTGGAGGGCTGGACATATGGAGAGGGATTCTACTACGCCTTCATCACACTCAGCACCATTGGCTTCGGGGATTACGTTGTAG GAACAGACCCGGAGAAGCACTACATCTCAGTGTACCGCAGCCTGACTGGAGTGTGGATCATCTTCGGGCTGGCCTGGCTGGCAATGCTGTGTAACCTGAGGGCCGGTCTGATGGAGAGGCTTTTTCAACTCAAGCAAAGCTTGAGCGAGCCCTGTACAGTTGGGCCACAGGAAGGAAAGGAGGGTGACGTCCTGGACCAGAGAGCCATGCAGAGACCAATCTGA
- the kcnk17 gene encoding potassium channel subfamily K member 17, with protein sequence MVSLRFQIPTTVILSLIYVAYVLAGGAIFWYLEGNQMEENSQIFDRKKVELLEQFSCIEQHALENFAQQVIWAYKSGIIFTGNRTLRGFWQFSRSAVFSATVVTTIGYGDMSPTTTSGQLFCVLFALFGIPLNVVVLNRFGKFMLSIEQRTSGYIGRKINRRKTARVAVAGISFLVGMTLFIFIPTYVFHTFENWTYHEAFYFTFITLATIGFGDYVAGDDPDIIYPFWYSQVVAVWIFFGLAWLSLVINLCIEMLEKLSLYLKQRQLNTLENKTIEETVEEPGPAQPAEETSV encoded by the exons ATGGTTTCTTTAAGGTTTCAGATCCCCACCACCGTGATCCTCAGTTTAATCTACGTTGCATATGTTCTTGCTGGGGGTGCTATTTTCTGGTACCTGGAAGGGAATCAAATGGAGGAAAACTCTCAGATTTTTGACAGAAAGAAGGTAGAATTACTGGAACAATTCAGCTGCATCGAACAGCATGCACTGGAAAACTTTGCCCAG CAAGTAATTTGGGCGTACAAGAGTGGGATCATCTTTACAGGGAACCGAACGCTCCGTGGCTTCTGGCAATTCAGCAGATCAGCTGTGTTTAGTGCCACTGTTGTCACAACCATAG GCTATGGGGACATGAGTCCCACCACGACTAGTGGTCAGCTGTTCTGTGTGCTCTTCGCACTGTTCGGGATCCCTCTTAACGTGGTGGTACTCAACAGATTCGGCAAGTTCATGCTTTCCATTGAGCAGAGAACCAGTGGTTACATCGGAAGGAAGATCAATCGCAGG AAAACGGCCCGAGTTGCAGTCGCTGGGATATCCTTCCTGGTCGGCATGACATTGTTTATCTTCATCCCAACATACGTCTTTCACACCTTCGAGAACTGGACCTATCATGAGGCATTCTACTTCACCTTCATCACTCTAGCTACCATTGGCTTTGGGGATTATGTTGCAG GAGACGACCCTGACATAATCTACCCGTTTTGGTACAGTCAGGTTGTGGCAGTCTGGATCTTCTTTGGGCTGGCGTGGTTGTCCCTGGTCATCAACTTATGCATTGAAATGCTGGAGAAGCTCAGCTTATACCTGAAGCAGAGGCAGTTGAATACTCTGGAGAATAAAACCATCGAGGAGACTGTGGAGGAGCCTGGCCCTGCACAGCCTGCGGAGGAGACAAGCGTGTGA